One Methylocaldum marinum DNA window includes the following coding sequences:
- a CDS encoding sialidase family protein, whose protein sequence is MTTTHSSISHFFAVLLLAWLAVTPASASEAHVREIDIPAAEGSRQHHLTELDRGRLLLSWVEGKKPSNRFRFAVRERGAWSEPRTVVDSRDKFAAPPFVIGLKDGTLAAAWMIHPERAKDRYAADIHVSTSRDGGRHWSKPQRPYPAVARIYDAQMSAAPLENGGFALVWTDRRQPGVYRLMATLIGADGRASAEKTLDPDVCSCCETHTAANGNTLLTTYRDHLAGEVRDIAVTRWNSEGIRSSGVVHADGWVIEGCPSNGPVVASKGAQTVVAWFTAADGVGRVKAAFSADQGAHFDKPVELGTDANGYVDAQLLEDGSAIVAWRGRSGPDEELRIARVRPDGTVLGRTSLHRGGFPRWPSRHLSLAQAGGEIYVAWTDAARQRVRLVETPTAAVAAEAEDVQVAKR, encoded by the coding sequence ATGACGACGACACACTCATCAATTTCACATTTCTTTGCCGTGCTGCTGCTTGCCTGGCTTGCCGTGACTCCCGCGAGTGCATCGGAGGCCCATGTGCGGGAAATCGATATCCCCGCCGCCGAGGGCAGTCGTCAGCATCATTTGACCGAGCTCGACCGGGGACGGCTCTTGCTGAGCTGGGTGGAAGGCAAAAAACCGTCGAACCGCTTCCGTTTCGCGGTTCGTGAGCGCGGAGCCTGGTCCGAGCCGCGAACGGTGGTAGACAGCCGCGACAAGTTCGCCGCGCCGCCGTTCGTGATCGGATTAAAGGACGGCACGCTGGCCGCGGCCTGGATGATTCACCCGGAGCGGGCCAAAGACCGCTATGCCGCCGACATTCATGTCTCGACGTCCAGGGACGGCGGACGCCACTGGAGCAAGCCGCAACGTCCCTACCCCGCCGTCGCGCGCATCTACGATGCACAGATGTCCGCCGCCCCGCTGGAGAACGGCGGCTTCGCGCTGGTCTGGACCGACCGGCGGCAGCCGGGTGTCTACCGTCTCATGGCGACCCTGATCGGCGCCGATGGGCGCGCAAGCGCGGAGAAGACGCTGGATCCAGACGTCTGTTCCTGCTGCGAAACCCACACGGCAGCCAACGGCAATACGCTCTTGACGACTTACCGCGACCATCTCGCCGGAGAGGTCCGCGACATCGCTGTCACGCGCTGGAACTCGGAAGGCATCCGTTCGAGCGGCGTCGTCCATGCCGACGGATGGGTCATCGAGGGCTGTCCCAGCAACGGACCTGTCGTGGCTTCGAAAGGTGCGCAAACGGTGGTTGCCTGGTTCACCGCCGCCGATGGCGTCGGCCGGGTGAAGGCAGCATTTTCCGCCGACCAGGGCGCGCATTTCGACAAACCCGTCGAGCTCGGCACGGACGCCAACGGTTATGTGGATGCACAGCTGCTGGAGGACGGTTCGGCTATCGTGGCCTGGCGGGGACGCTCCGGTCCCGATGAGGAATTGCGAATAGCCAGGGTGCGTCCAGACGGCACGGTACTCGGTCGCACCAGCCTGCACAGGGGTGGATTCCCGCGCTGGCCCAGCCGCCATCTCAGCCTGGCACAAGCGGGGGGCGAGATTTACGTCGCCTGGACCGATGCCGCCCGGCAACGGGTGAGGCTTGTGGAAACACCGACGGCCGCCGTCGCAGCCGAAGCCGAAGACGTCCAGGTCGCGAAGCGATGA
- a CDS encoding FecR family protein, producing the protein MNTHGDFLSGGTSAARDDALAEEAATWFVRLRNDALTADERARFDAWMRDDPAHRRAYEEVSAFWNDPGFTAVLRETPLTTLASERKRSRGKALRPIAWSLSLAACAVLALAIVRPAFIHCLGADYCTEIGEVRTVQLADGSRVTLNTGSALNVAYRDGVREVRLLNGEAVFDVLPDSQRSFLVDGRYSRIRVTGTRFVVREESNSDTVTVISGVVEVRRTGGSPAVLRENDQIRVGEGRSSEITQVAGSVAAAWMKGAVLFDNASLEQVVDEIGRFRRGVLVVAGDRARTLKVSGRFDIKNTDRALESLEQTLPIRIRRITPWLVVIE; encoded by the coding sequence ATGAATACACACGGTGATTTTCTCTCCGGCGGCACATCCGCGGCACGCGACGATGCGCTGGCCGAGGAAGCGGCGACCTGGTTCGTCAGACTGCGAAACGACGCGCTAACAGCCGACGAGCGGGCGCGGTTCGACGCCTGGATGAGGGACGATCCCGCGCATCGGCGGGCCTATGAAGAGGTCAGCGCCTTCTGGAACGATCCGGGATTTACGGCAGTTTTGAGGGAAACGCCGCTGACGACGCTGGCCAGCGAGCGAAAACGATCGCGTGGAAAGGCCTTGCGCCCCATCGCCTGGAGCCTGTCTCTCGCCGCCTGCGCGGTGCTTGCGCTGGCCATAGTCCGGCCCGCATTCATTCATTGCCTGGGCGCTGATTACTGCACCGAAATCGGTGAAGTCCGAACCGTGCAACTGGCGGACGGAAGCCGTGTCACGCTGAACACCGGCTCCGCCCTGAACGTTGCGTATCGGGACGGCGTTCGCGAAGTGCGGCTCCTGAATGGCGAAGCCGTTTTTGATGTCCTCCCCGACTCGCAACGTTCCTTTTTGGTCGACGGCCGCTACAGCCGGATCCGCGTCACGGGCACTCGCTTCGTCGTCCGGGAAGAGTCGAACAGCGATACCGTAACCGTAATCAGCGGCGTCGTGGAAGTGCGCCGGACGGGAGGCTCCCCGGCGGTCTTGCGCGAGAACGATCAGATCCGCGTCGGCGAAGGCCGTTCGAGCGAAATTACCCAAGTGGCGGGTTCCGTCGCCGCGGCCTGGATGAAAGGCGCGGTCCTCTTCGACAACGCATCACTGGAGCAGGTCGTCGACGAAATCGGGCGCTTCCGCCGGGGCGTGCTGGTTGTCGCCGGCGACCGGGCGCGAACCTTGAAAGTAAGCGGCCGCTTCGACATCAAGAATACCGACAGAGCTTTGGAATCCCTGGAACAGACCCTGCCGATCCGCATACGGCGCATCACGCCGTGGCTCGTGGTAATCGAATGA
- a CDS encoding PepSY-associated TM helix domain-containing protein — protein sequence MWLNVHLYLGLFAGALLVVFGLTGSILAFWQEIDAWLNPELHQVAASPEGRTAYRPLSELVQAADTAVPPGSKRSIVYYPQSPDLAFWFFYQGPAAAPEEADTLNVFVDPYTAKVTGTRLWYHAQNPLKHCFMGFMFKLHYALLLGKTGGLLVGILAVLLIVSVLTGLIVWWPLTGKWRQALTIKPRASPERFNHDLHKTFGFYSALVMLAVLISGVYFNLPEQFLWLVERFSTVSRPKDFLSEPGSGRVPISPDEAAARIHRAYAEERLYWFSIPDTEHGTYVFDLQKPVAGLFTGRHQVVMDRYSGEVLADLSPAAGNGGQMFVQWQWSLHSGHALGMTGRILVFLTGLACPVIFVTGVIRWLQKRRARRVKAA from the coding sequence ATGTGGCTGAACGTACATCTATACCTCGGCCTGTTCGCCGGTGCGCTGTTGGTCGTGTTCGGCCTAACCGGTAGCATTCTGGCCTTCTGGCAGGAGATCGACGCCTGGCTGAATCCCGAACTGCACCAGGTGGCGGCATCGCCGGAAGGCCGGACGGCCTATCGTCCGCTGAGCGAACTGGTTCAGGCAGCGGACACTGCCGTACCCCCCGGTTCCAAACGCTCGATTGTGTATTATCCGCAGAGCCCCGATCTGGCCTTTTGGTTCTTTTACCAGGGGCCGGCAGCGGCACCTGAAGAGGCCGACACGCTGAACGTATTCGTCGACCCCTATACCGCGAAAGTGACGGGTACGCGGCTTTGGTACCATGCCCAAAACCCGCTGAAGCATTGCTTCATGGGTTTTATGTTCAAGCTGCATTACGCGCTGCTGCTCGGCAAGACCGGGGGTTTATTGGTAGGCATCCTGGCGGTGCTTCTGATCGTCTCGGTGCTTACCGGCCTAATCGTCTGGTGGCCGCTAACGGGCAAGTGGCGGCAGGCGCTCACTATCAAACCGCGAGCCAGTCCCGAGCGTTTCAACCATGACCTGCACAAGACGTTCGGTTTCTATTCGGCTTTGGTGATGCTGGCCGTGCTGATTTCCGGTGTGTATTTCAACCTGCCGGAGCAATTCCTGTGGCTGGTGGAACGGTTCTCGACAGTTTCCCGGCCCAAGGATTTCCTTTCAGAGCCCGGCTCGGGCCGGGTTCCCATTTCCCCGGACGAAGCGGCGGCCCGGATTCACCGGGCTTATGCCGAAGAACGGCTGTACTGGTTCTCCATTCCAGATACCGAGCACGGGACTTATGTTTTCGACTTGCAAAAACCCGTCGCTGGTCTGTTCACGGGGCGGCATCAAGTGGTCATGGATCGGTACAGCGGCGAGGTTCTGGCCGATCTGTCACCAGCTGCGGGAAACGGCGGGCAGATGTTCGTGCAATGGCAGTGGTCGCTCCATTCCGGCCATGCGCTGGGCATGACCGGCCGCATCCTGGTGTTCCTGACCGGCCTGGCCTGCCCGGTGATCTTCGTCACCGGCGTCATCCGTTGGCTGCAAAAACGGCGGGCCCGACGCGTGAAAGCGGCTTGA
- a CDS encoding RNA polymerase sigma factor yields MSYLVLARTAEEQEIAHPRGFLHRIAANLALDHLRHRKTVEAHAELTAPEEEAEHSSTETEVSEAEWRAMLHQTIAELPPRCRDAFILHKIRGLSCREVAKTLGISESAVEKHIVKGLIHCRARLGIHYANPPRHR; encoded by the coding sequence ATGAGTTATCTGGTACTGGCGCGAACGGCCGAGGAACAGGAGATTGCCCACCCCCGGGGATTTCTTCACCGCATTGCCGCCAATCTGGCGCTGGATCATCTGCGCCATCGCAAGACGGTCGAGGCCCACGCCGAGCTCACCGCCCCGGAGGAAGAAGCCGAACATTCTTCGACCGAAACGGAGGTTTCCGAGGCGGAATGGCGGGCGATGCTGCATCAGACCATCGCCGAGCTTCCCCCGCGCTGCCGGGACGCCTTCATTCTCCATAAGATCAGGGGCTTGAGTTGCCGTGAGGTGGCGAAGACGTTGGGTATTTCCGAGAGCGCAGTGGAAAAGCACATCGTCAAAGGCCTCATACATTGCCGCGCCCGTCTCGGGATTCACTACGCCAATCCGCCCAGGCACCGGTGA
- the tnpA gene encoding IS200/IS605 family transposase, with protein sequence MKEYQKSLSHTRWDCKYHVVFIPKRRKKEIFGALKRHLGEIFHELAGHKESKIVEGHLMGDHVHMCISIPPKYAISNVVGYIKGKRAIQIARQFGGRQRNFTGENFWARGYFVSTVGLDEAMVRAYIRHQEQEDERIDQMKLGL encoded by the coding sequence ATGAAAGAGTACCAGAAGAGTCTTTCCCACACCCGGTGGGATTGTAAGTATCATGTGGTGTTCATCCCGAAGCGGCGGAAGAAAGAGATTTTTGGTGCGCTCAAGCGGCATCTTGGAGAGATATTTCATGAGCTTGCCGGGCACAAGGAATCGAAAATAGTAGAAGGTCACCTGATGGGCGACCACGTTCATATGTGTATCAGCATTCCGCCGAAGTATGCGATTTCGAACGTGGTGGGCTACATCAAGGGTAAGCGTGCGATCCAAATCGCCCGGCAGTTTGGGGGGCGGCAGAGGAACTTCACCGGGGAGAATTTCTGGGCGAGGGGATATTTTGTGTCCACGGTGGGTTTGGATGAGGCTATGGTTCGGGCGTATATCCGCCATCAGGAACAGGAGGATGAGCGTATTGACCAGATGAAGCTGGGCCTGTAA
- a CDS encoding c-type cytochrome, producing MRNKVWQSGVKLLTAAAALGLAASFCSTAQAEAPYKVEGNAVDQATFKGWKLYKRQRCETCHGPTAEGGAAFPNLLTGLKNMSEEDFKATVLNGRNNMPAFNGNKAVVDGIDGLYAYLKGRSDGAIPAGELKELP from the coding sequence ATGCGAAACAAGGTTTGGCAATCTGGTGTCAAGTTGCTGACTGCGGCCGCTGCGCTTGGGCTTGCCGCTTCGTTCTGTTCGACCGCTCAGGCCGAGGCGCCTTACAAGGTCGAAGGCAACGCGGTCGACCAGGCGACGTTCAAAGGGTGGAAACTGTACAAGCGGCAGCGCTGCGAAACCTGCCATGGACCGACGGCGGAAGGCGGCGCGGCATTTCCGAACCTTCTGACCGGCTTGAAGAACATGAGCGAGGAAGATTTCAAGGCGACCGTGCTCAACGGGCGCAACAATATGCCGGCCTTCAACGGAAACAAGGCGGTGGTCGACGGAATCGACGGTTTGTATGCCTATTTGAAAGGCCGTTCGGACGGGGCCATCCCGGCGGGCGAACTCAAGGAATTGCCCTAG
- a CDS encoding PepSY-associated TM helix domain-containing protein — translation MSDRPDNRIARFRLRPIWLKVHLWLGLSVGAVWVLMGLTGAVNVFRWDIDEWLNPELIVAEPGDTRKSLDEILAALRAAHPERNGIWSLEMPRHEAGMILARQMGKKADGSSEILFVSVNPYTADIVANRIYSDFSFLITWIYDLHSTFFLGSAGFKLAGVFGLVLMITLATGVYLWWPRGNNWRAALAFKRGAGVERSIFDIHKLFGIYGLAVLFTIAFSGTCLVFRDYVRSAVALVSPIYGNFSPAPAPPEGLKSVPVADVAPITLEHAAAVAGSIFPDARVRFVKTPGGPEGFHAIQMRQPGEASLFFTTTTVWVDQFSGEVLAVRDPNRFTAGETFLNLMWPLHNGEALGLAGRILVCIAGFLPLVLYLTGLSRWLQKRKATRRLEGRIAKAASKAAPIE, via the coding sequence ATGTCCGACCGACCTGACAACCGTATCGCCCGATTCAGGCTGCGCCCGATATGGCTCAAGGTCCATCTATGGCTGGGGCTGTCGGTGGGTGCGGTCTGGGTGCTGATGGGGCTTACCGGAGCCGTAAACGTGTTCCGATGGGATATCGACGAATGGCTGAATCCCGAACTGATCGTGGCCGAACCGGGAGACACTCGAAAATCCCTGGACGAGATCCTGGCGGCGCTGCGCGCGGCGCATCCGGAGCGGAACGGCATCTGGTCGCTCGAAATGCCGCGCCACGAGGCCGGCATGATCCTGGCTCGCCAGATGGGAAAGAAAGCGGACGGTTCCTCCGAGATCCTCTTCGTTTCGGTCAATCCCTACACGGCGGACATCGTCGCGAACCGCATTTATTCCGATTTCAGCTTTCTCATCACCTGGATCTATGACCTCCATTCGACCTTTTTCCTGGGGTCCGCCGGTTTCAAACTGGCCGGCGTTTTCGGACTGGTCTTGATGATTACCCTGGCCACCGGCGTCTATCTCTGGTGGCCGCGAGGCAACAACTGGCGCGCGGCATTGGCCTTCAAGCGCGGCGCCGGTGTGGAGCGATCGATCTTCGACATCCACAAGCTGTTCGGGATCTACGGGTTGGCGGTCTTGTTCACGATCGCCTTCTCGGGGACTTGCCTGGTTTTTCGCGACTACGTCCGATCGGCGGTCGCGCTGGTATCGCCGATTTACGGCAACTTCAGCCCGGCGCCGGCTCCGCCCGAGGGTCTGAAATCCGTCCCTGTGGCGGATGTCGCACCGATCACCCTCGAACACGCCGCGGCGGTTGCCGGATCGATTTTTCCGGATGCCCGAGTCCGCTTCGTCAAAACGCCGGGCGGCCCGGAGGGATTCCATGCCATCCAAATGCGTCAGCCCGGAGAAGCCAGCCTCTTCTTCACCACCACGACCGTTTGGGTGGACCAGTTCAGCGGCGAGGTCCTCGCCGTGCGAGACCCGAACAGATTCACGGCGGGCGAAACCTTTTTGAACCTGATGTGGCCGCTGCACAACGGCGAGGCCTTGGGCCTGGCTGGACGCATTCTGGTGTGCATCGCGGGTTTTCTGCCCCTGGTGCTTTACCTGACCGGCCTCAGCCGCTGGCTGCAGAAGCGAAAAGCCACGCGACGGCTCGAAGGGCGGATCGCGAAAGCCGCTTCAAAAGCGGCCCCGATAGAGTGA
- a CDS encoding RNA polymerase sigma factor, which translates to MQSNALSWPDALLQELLRFLTLRLNCRETAADLAQETFLRLHKFALQNPPDNPRALAFRIAENLAIDHQRKTSFRRRFHAEVEEDSVADCVPCPHPGPEQTAMAKQRFDQLRQALDELPEPCRSVFLLHSIEGLSYSQIAARLNISKSMVGRHLAKALLHCTQRVDPD; encoded by the coding sequence ATGCAATCCAACGCCTTGTCTTGGCCCGATGCCCTGCTTCAAGAACTGCTCAGGTTTCTCACCCTACGGCTGAATTGCCGCGAAACGGCCGCCGACCTGGCTCAGGAAACCTTTCTGCGGCTGCATAAGTTCGCCCTGCAAAATCCTCCGGACAACCCTCGTGCTCTGGCATTTCGCATCGCCGAGAATCTAGCCATCGACCATCAGCGCAAAACCTCTTTCAGAAGGCGTTTTCATGCCGAAGTGGAAGAAGACAGCGTTGCCGATTGCGTCCCATGCCCTCACCCGGGTCCCGAACAGACCGCCATGGCCAAGCAGCGGTTCGACCAATTGCGGCAGGCGCTGGACGAACTGCCGGAGCCGTGCCGATCGGTCTTTCTGCTCCATAGCATCGAAGGATTAAGCTATTCTCAGATCGCCGCCAGGCTGAACATTTCCAAGAGCATGGTCGGCCGGCATTTGGCGAAAGCCTTGCTGCACTGCACGCAACGGGTCGATCCGGACTGA
- a CDS encoding FecR family protein has protein sequence MSPSSRDSSPDLTEQAIEWFVLLHSEEAGADQHGQFAAWLARSPAHGEAYAAVEKLYGDMRQVAQAAQMHRAESISKPVQTARATRHPLGAATPEFSGKTAPRKTLWNRYGSRLLQTGLAAAAVWLFAILLILPEQFHLSDAWLSDHYTRTGEQREIRLADGSQVLLNTNSAVTVDYGPRLRQVRLLHGQARFEVAADAARPFEVISDDLKARALGTVFEVYRKETGEISVTVQEHAVSVTAGDGAAAVVEQGQRILYRPGHGLEAPEAVNLKLAAGWQQRRIMISDRPLGELLAEVDRYRLGRVFITDPELAKLPVTGVFSLDDPDAILVSVSKALALRSTQLGPWWIALHR, from the coding sequence ATGTCTCCAAGCTCCCGGGATTCATCACCAGACCTCACCGAGCAAGCCATCGAATGGTTCGTGCTGCTTCATTCCGAGGAAGCCGGCGCGGACCAGCACGGGCAATTCGCCGCCTGGCTGGCACGAAGCCCGGCTCATGGCGAGGCTTACGCCGCTGTGGAAAAACTCTACGGCGATATGCGTCAGGTAGCGCAAGCCGCTCAAATGCACCGCGCCGAATCGATTTCCAAACCGGTACAAACGGCACGCGCGACTCGACACCCCTTGGGCGCGGCAACGCCGGAGTTTTCCGGCAAAACCGCCCCTAGGAAGACGCTATGGAACCGTTACGGCTCCCGTTTGCTGCAAACCGGTCTGGCAGCGGCCGCCGTATGGCTGTTCGCGATACTGCTGATTCTGCCGGAACAATTTCATTTATCGGATGCCTGGCTGAGCGACCATTACACCCGCACCGGCGAGCAGCGGGAAATTCGCCTCGCCGACGGCAGCCAGGTCTTGCTCAACACCAACAGCGCCGTGACCGTGGATTACGGGCCGAGATTGCGGCAGGTCAGGCTGCTGCACGGCCAGGCGCGCTTCGAAGTCGCCGCCGATGCCGCGAGGCCCTTCGAAGTGATTTCGGACGATCTCAAGGCGCGCGCCCTCGGCACGGTGTTCGAGGTCTATCGCAAGGAAACCGGCGAGATCAGCGTGACGGTGCAGGAACATGCCGTGTCCGTGACCGCCGGAGACGGCGCAGCGGCAGTGGTCGAGCAGGGCCAGCGGATACTGTATAGGCCGGGCCATGGTCTGGAAGCACCGGAAGCCGTGAATTTGAAACTCGCCGCCGGTTGGCAACAGCGGCGCATCATGATCAGCGACCGCCCGCTGGGCGAACTGCTCGCCGAGGTGGACCGCTACCGCCTCGGCCGGGTCTTCATCACCGATCCGGAACTCGCGAAACTCCCGGTCACCGGCGTGTTTTCCCTCGATGATCCCGATGCCATTCTCGTGTCGGTCAGCAAGGCCCTGGCTCTCCGTTCCACCCAACTCGGCCCCTGGTGGATAGCCCTGCACCGCTAA
- a CDS encoding TonB-dependent siderophore receptor, translating into MPTQHEFQFGNHTAATGNRCMAPAEFEFSPKNPYRKTGSTLTITLLTATLALSAPVAGALAAEAPREYTIPAQSLNSALMAFAAASGVELIFTADTVRGLSSKGLSGRMTPEQALNRLLAGSGIDYRFVDGRTVTLERKASPVPASSGAGDAFALGKVTVSADAVYDPNDPYSKDYAVPNATTATKTDTPIMETPVSIQVVPRAVMDDQQAIRVEDAIKNVSGVIPGASDGNYMDAFIVRGFDIGNNTYRNGYRTQRQQSETANLQRLEILKGAAAMLYGRIQPGGLLNLVTKQPLETPYYAVQQQFGSYDLYRTTLDATGPVLDDKSLLYRFNIAYQNTNSFRDFISTERIFVAPSLTWNVTSDTQFNLNLEYKHDWGVDDYGVPAVGKRPAPIPISRRLGQPQENFENDLLLINFNASHAFNENWKLRLGVNANSNEFSQEDIPPRILEADNRTLQQGAWFMDISESSRGVNLDLVGNFQALGMDHSVLFGGDYYSYEQKSGGYANRYQPIGSAIDINNPVYGGVDFRRLRSLKRSSSDFFYTPEEEWFGLYFQDDITLFDKLHILGGGRYDWATTIAGFSNTSFDAVNKTATRNERFSPRVGILYQPWSWLSLYGNYVESLGSSNGLNISNKPFDPQTATQYEVGIKAEWNRIMASLAYYHLTKDNLLTTNLSTGVNEPLGEARSQGIELDVSGKITDQLHVIASYAFTDARVTKSNDLSGGTALEGRRLPHVPEHQASFWVKYSITDQFSIGSGVYLVSQREGDTTGSFQLPGYARWDAMAAYRFDIGKNRLTAQINVNNILDMEYYKSGQTWTRLRIPVGEPLMVLGSLRLEF; encoded by the coding sequence ATGCCGACACAACACGAATTCCAATTCGGCAATCACACCGCGGCGACCGGGAATCGCTGCATGGCACCTGCCGAATTCGAGTTCTCGCCCAAGAATCCTTACCGTAAGACAGGCTCAACGCTGACCATCACCCTGTTAACGGCGACGCTGGCCCTGTCCGCACCCGTCGCCGGTGCCCTCGCCGCCGAAGCACCCCGCGAATACACCATTCCTGCGCAGTCGCTCAACAGCGCGCTCATGGCTTTCGCCGCCGCCTCCGGGGTGGAATTGATCTTTACCGCGGATACCGTGCGCGGACTGTCCTCGAAGGGGTTGTCGGGCCGGATGACGCCGGAGCAGGCGTTGAATCGACTCCTCGCCGGCAGCGGCATCGATTACCGCTTCGTGGACGGGCGCACGGTGACGCTGGAACGAAAAGCCTCGCCGGTTCCAGCTAGCAGCGGTGCGGGCGATGCGTTTGCTCTCGGCAAAGTCACGGTGAGCGCCGATGCGGTCTACGATCCGAACGACCCGTACAGCAAGGATTACGCTGTTCCCAACGCCACGACGGCTACCAAGACCGACACGCCGATCATGGAGACTCCGGTGTCGATTCAGGTAGTGCCGCGCGCGGTGATGGACGATCAGCAAGCGATCAGAGTCGAAGATGCCATAAAGAACGTTAGCGGAGTTATACCTGGCGCGTCTGATGGAAATTATATGGACGCCTTCATCGTGCGCGGATTTGATATTGGAAATAATACTTACCGCAACGGCTATCGAACCCAGCGGCAGCAAAGCGAAACGGCAAACCTGCAACGGCTGGAGATATTGAAAGGTGCGGCAGCCATGTTATACGGAAGGATACAACCCGGCGGCCTACTCAACCTCGTGACCAAACAACCGCTGGAGACCCCCTATTACGCGGTACAACAGCAGTTCGGCTCTTATGATTTATACCGTACCACGCTGGATGCTACCGGACCGGTTCTCGACGATAAATCGCTGCTTTACCGATTCAATATCGCTTACCAGAACACTAATTCATTCCGTGACTTTATTAGCACGGAGCGAATTTTCGTTGCTCCGAGTCTCACCTGGAACGTGACATCGGATACACAATTCAATCTGAATCTTGAGTACAAACACGACTGGGGAGTAGATGATTACGGTGTGCCCGCTGTTGGAAAAAGACCCGCCCCCATCCCTATTTCTCGACGCCTGGGACAACCTCAAGAAAACTTCGAGAACGATTTATTGTTAATTAATTTCAACGCCTCCCATGCTTTTAATGAAAACTGGAAACTTCGGTTGGGTGTAAATGCAAATTCCAACGAGTTCTCTCAAGAGGATATTCCTCCGAGAATACTGGAAGCTGATAACCGCACCTTGCAACAAGGCGCCTGGTTTATGGATATCTCGGAGAGCTCGCGCGGTGTGAACCTGGATTTGGTCGGGAATTTCCAAGCACTCGGCATGGATCATTCTGTTCTTTTTGGAGGTGATTACTATTCTTATGAGCAGAAGAGTGGTGGTTATGCAAACCGTTATCAGCCTATTGGTAGTGCGATAGATATCAATAACCCGGTTTATGGAGGGGTGGATTTTCGTCGATTGCGGAGTCTGAAAAGGAGTAGCTCTGATTTTTTCTATACTCCGGAAGAGGAGTGGTTTGGCCTGTATTTTCAAGACGATATAACGCTATTTGACAAGCTGCATATATTAGGGGGAGGCCGTTACGACTGGGCGACCACAATTGCTGGATTCTCCAATACCTCATTCGATGCGGTTAACAAGACCGCGACGCGAAATGAGAGATTCAGCCCGAGAGTTGGAATTCTTTATCAGCCGTGGTCATGGTTATCTCTCTATGGTAATTATGTCGAGTCCTTGGGTTCCAGTAATGGGCTGAATATCTCCAATAAACCGTTTGATCCGCAGACTGCAACCCAATATGAAGTGGGTATAAAAGCGGAATGGAATCGAATAATGGCATCACTGGCTTATTACCATCTCACAAAAGACAATTTGCTCACCACGAATTTGAGTACCGGCGTTAACGAGCCACTTGGCGAAGCACGCAGCCAGGGAATAGAACTGGATGTTTCTGGAAAAATCACCGATCAACTGCACGTAATTGCAAGTTACGCCTTTACGGATGCCCGCGTGACGAAAAGCAACGATCTATCCGGAGGTACCGCCCTGGAAGGACGACGATTGCCCCATGTGCCTGAACACCAGGCCAGTTTCTGGGTTAAATACTCGATTACCGATCAATTCTCCATTGGTAGCGGAGTTTACCTAGTTAGCCAGAGAGAAGGTGATACGACCGGATCGTTCCAACTTCCGGGGTATGCACGTTGGGATGCGATGGCCGCCTATCGCTTCGATATCGGAAAAAACCGTCTGACTGCCCAGATCAACGTGAACAACATTCTCGATATGGAATATTACAAATCCGGCCAAACGTGGACCCGGTTGAGGATACCGGTGGGAGAGCCTTTGATGGTGTTGGGCTCATTACGGCTGGAGTTCTGA